A genomic window from Desulfobacterales bacterium includes:
- the speB gene encoding agmatinase — MTIPRFIPFGGDEVRPIDYDEADIVVLPLCYEHAPSYGTGSEQGPYYILEASEQLERIDEQTLAVWGDYPIYTLEPVIPPPDPEKAVIQMKTAAHEVLTRHKFLLSLGGDHAVSIGPIMAASQVYPDMGVLQIDAHLDLRNEWNGSRYNHACVMRRVLDDVKVPIVQVGIRSFSPEEADLVKKRHLSPFYAHTITPSDRTWIDRVIEALPETIYMTIDLDGLDPSVIPGTGTPEPGGLSYRQLLDLIDAVGKHKTVIAADINELAKIPGTQVSEYTAAKIATKIMVYCRK; from the coding sequence ATGACGATTCCACGGTTTATTCCCTTTGGCGGCGATGAGGTCAGGCCCATTGATTATGATGAGGCGGACATCGTGGTCCTGCCTTTATGTTATGAGCATGCCCCCTCCTATGGCACCGGCAGCGAGCAGGGGCCTTATTATATTCTGGAGGCATCGGAGCAGCTGGAACGAATCGATGAGCAGACCCTCGCGGTCTGGGGGGATTATCCCATTTATACCCTTGAACCGGTAATACCGCCGCCGGATCCGGAAAAAGCCGTGATACAGATGAAAACCGCTGCGCATGAGGTTCTGACCCGGCATAAATTCCTATTGAGCCTCGGCGGGGATCACGCGGTGTCCATCGGCCCGATCATGGCGGCTTCACAGGTGTATCCGGATATGGGCGTGCTGCAGATCGACGCACATCTTGACCTGAGAAATGAATGGAACGGGAGTCGCTACAATCATGCCTGCGTGATGCGGCGGGTGCTCGATGATGTGAAAGTCCCCATTGTTCAGGTCGGGATTCGCTCCTTTTCACCCGAGGAGGCCGATCTGGTCAAAAAACGGCACCTGTCACCGTTCTACGCCCATACGATCACTCCTTCCGATCGCACATGGATCGATCGGGTAATCGAAGCCCTTCCCGAAACTATCTATATGACCATTGACCTGGACGGCCTGGATCCGTCCGTCATCCCGGGTACCGGCACCCCCGAGCCCGGCGGGCTTTCCTACCGGCAGCTGCTGGACCTGATCGATGCCGTCGGAAAGCACAAAACCGTTATCGCCGCCGACATCAACGAGCTTGCCAAAATACCCGGCACACAGGTATCCGAATATACCGCCGCAAAAATTGCCACCAAAATCATGGTTTACTGCCGAAAATAG
- a CDS encoding TetR/AcrR family transcriptional regulator — MAIESSETKLFLNLEPDKQERILNAAIHEFAEKGYDSASMNVVVKQAGISKGSLFKYFNSKTGLFTFVYRMALAQVKNYLRTVRDSTLDDPFFVRLEKIMRAGVGFIDRYPGLARIYYRIIYTGDAPYKKEILKDIHSQSLKFIESLVRQAIERAELRKDLDPAIGAFVLECVLDRFVQAHHLDFIDPSLHLCGCPPDESDRWIRHVIDLFKRGLAAPLSTDSTA, encoded by the coding sequence ATGGCAATAGAATCAAGTGAAACAAAACTGTTTTTAAATCTGGAGCCGGACAAGCAGGAACGGATTCTGAATGCGGCCATTCACGAATTTGCCGAAAAGGGGTATGATTCGGCCAGTATGAATGTGGTCGTCAAACAGGCCGGCATATCCAAGGGCTCCCTGTTCAAATACTTTAACAGCAAAACCGGATTGTTTACCTTTGTCTACCGGATGGCGCTTGCGCAGGTTAAAAATTATCTCCGGACCGTCCGGGACAGCACCCTGGATGACCCCTTTTTCGTCCGGCTCGAAAAAATCATGCGGGCCGGGGTCGGATTCATCGACCGGTATCCGGGGCTGGCGAGAATTTACTACCGGATCATCTATACCGGAGATGCTCCCTATAAAAAAGAAATCCTCAAGGACATTCACAGCCAATCGCTGAAATTTATCGAATCGCTGGTCCGACAGGCCATCGAGCGCGCAGAGCTCCGCAAGGATCTGGACCCGGCAATCGGTGCATTTGTGCTGGAATGTGTTCTGGACCGGTTCGTTCAGGCCCATCACCTTGACTTTATTGACCCGTCCCTTCACCTCTGCGGCTGTCCGCCGGACGAATCCGACCGATGGATTCGCCACGTGATCGATCTGTTTAAACGCGGATTAGCGGCCCCTCTTTCCACAGACTCAACAGCATAA